From one Scophthalmus maximus strain ysfricsl-2021 chromosome 19, ASM2237912v1, whole genome shotgun sequence genomic stretch:
- the wscd2 gene encoding WSC domain-containing protein 2 → MAKALLKIQRYFRRKPVRFFSLILLYLTAGSLVFLHSGFVGDSGPVGRGSRDSVAVVETGSRTSSSDSRRLGIMGRVFKETRKSSRRYGPPWMKKTGREGREKAVRGGDYTSNWNRALKGRNAKDMDDGRAKYIGCYIDDTQKRALRGVSFFDYKKMTVFRCQDNCAERGYMYAGLEFGAECYCGHKIQAPNASESECNMDCKGEKSNLCGGANRLSIYRLELSQESARRYGSAIFKGCFHRPDNVTLALPFSTVIQNMSVDKCVDMCTEREKSLAVLAGDRCHCGFPTPLFSLHEPEDEDMCLHHCHGEEFESCGNDDYFVVYQTQVQDNRCMDRHFLPSRAKQLVALASFPGAGNTWARHLIELATGFYTGSYYFDGSLYNKGFKGERDHWRSGRTMCIKTHESGKKEIEAFDSSIVMIRNPYKALMAEFNRKYGGHIGFASQAHWRGKEWPEFVKNYAPWWASHTLDWLNYGKSVHVVHFEELKRDLFSKLKGMVQFLGLKVSEDRLLCVEGQKDGNFKRSGLRKLEYDPYTSEMRADINELIRTVNAALKKRNMSGVPEEYMPR, encoded by the exons ATGGCCAAGGCTCTGCTGAAGATACAGCGCTATTTCCGCAGGAAACCTGTCCGATTCTtttccctcatcctcctctacCTGACCGCCGGGAGCCTCGTCTTCCTGCACTCTGGCTTTGTAGGGGACAGCGGCCCTGTAGGCCGAGGGAGCCGGGACTCTGTGGCAGTCGTAGAGACGGGCAGCCGGACTTCGTCGTCAGACAGCCGGAGGCTTGGCATCATGGGTAGAGTGTTTAAAGAGACACGCAAGTCCAGCCGGAGGTATGGCCCTCCCTGGATGAAAAAGACGGGACGTGAGGGCCGAGAGAAAGCGGTCAGAGGGGGAGACTACACCAGCAACTGGAACCGGGCACTTAAAGGACGCAATGCCAAAGACATGGACGACGGAAGAG CAAAGTACATTGGCTGCTACATTGATGACACACAGAAAAGGGCACTGAGAGGAGTTTCCTTTTTTGactacaaaaaaatgactgtatTCCGTTGCCAGGACAACTGTGCAGAAAG GGGTTACATGTACGCAGGCCTGGAGTTTGGTGCTGAGTGCTACTGTGGTCACAAGATCCAGGCGCCCAACGCCTCAGAGAGCGAATGCAACATGGATTGCAAAGGAGAGAAGAGCAACCTGTGCGGCGGAGCCAACAGACTGTCCATCTATAGGCTGGAGCTGAGCCAGGAGTCAGCGCGCCGCT aTGGCAGCGCCATTTTCAAGGGGTGTTTCCACCGGCCGGACAATGTCACATTGGCACTTCCTTTCAGCACAGTCATCCAAAACATGTCTGTGGACAAGTGTGTCGACATGTGCACAGAAAGG GAGAAATCGCTCGCCGTCCTGGCAGGAGATCGATGTCACTGTGGCTTCCCGACAccccttttctccctccatgAGCCGGAGGACGAGGACATGTGTCTGCACCACTGTCACGGGGAAGAGTTTGAGAGCTGTGGGAATGACGACTACTTTGTCGTGTACCAGACGCAGGTTCAGG ataATCGTTGCATGGACCGCCACTTCCTCCCATCTCGTGCTAAGCAGCTGGTGGCCCTCGCCAGTTTCCCCGGAGCCGGGAACACCTGGGCCCGCCACCTCATAGAGCTCGCCACGGGCTTCTACACCGGCAGCTATTACTTCGATGGCTCCCTTTACAATAAAG GGTTTAAAGGGGAGCGGGACCACTGGCGGAGCGGGAGGACAATGTGCATTAAAACACACGAGAGCGGCAAGAAAGAGATTGAAGCCTTTGACTCCAGCATCGTCATGATCCGAAACCCCTACAAAGCCCTCATGGCGGAATTTAACAGAAAATATGGCGGCCACATTGGGTTTGCCTCCCAGGCCCACTGGAGAGGGAAAG AGTGGCCCGAGTTTGTGAAGAACTATGCCCCTTGGTGGGCGTCCCACACGTTGGACTGGTTGAATTATGGGAAGAGCGTCCACGTGGTCCACTTTGAGGAGCTGAAGAGGGACCTGTTCTCCAAGCTCAAGGGAATGGTCCAGTTTCTGGGTTTGAAGGTTTCTGAGGACCGGCTGCTCTGCGTTGAGGGCCAGAAAGATGGAAACTTCAAGCGCTCCGGGCTGCGGAAACTTGAATATGACCCGTATACAAGTGAAATGCGAGCGGACATCAATGAGCTGATCAGAACAGTGAATGCTGCCTTGAAGAAAAGGAACATGTCTGGAGTGCCAGAGGAATATATGCCAAGATGA
- the ficd gene encoding protein adenylyltransferase FICD gives MAAVTAWRFTSGRVLGGWGPLLCVLLGSLVALLMPLVGVEEQCCAALRGIAQLRCQLWGSPPQPPAVLSTSLSVPFTALDVLPQRSKPSKEMVLEARAALQQALEMKKLGKREKAHKLLAHALSMNPDFVDALTELGTILEEEKDVVQADHLYTKALAISPCNERALVSRDRTLPLVEEIDQRYFSIIDSKVRRLMSIPKGNSALRRVMEETYYHHIYHTVAIEGSTLTLSEIRHILETRYAVPGRSLQEQNEAIGVDAAMKYINTTLLSRSGAITVSDILEIHRRVLGYVDPVEGGRLRTSQVFVGHHIPPHPQDLQRHMQELVQWLNCDEALQLHPVESAALAHYKLVYVHPFIDGNGRTSRLLMNLVLMQARYPPITIRKEQRAEYYAALDTANEGDVRPFIRFIAKCTEITLDTLLISTTEHAVGLPAAGQDQACPDCKQTIPIHN, from the exons ATGGCTGCCGTGACGGCGTGGCGTTTCACCAGCGGCCGTGTCCTCGGAGGATGGGGCCCGCTGCTGTGCGTCCTCCTGGGCTCTCTGGTGGCCCTGCTGATGCCGCTGGTGGGAGTGGAGGAGCAGTGCTGCGCCGCCCTGAGGGGCATCGCCCAGCTCCGCTGCCAGCTGTGGGGGAGTCCTCCGCAGCCCCCGGCCGTGCTCTCCACCAGCCTCAGCGTCCCCTTCACCGCCCTGGACGTGCTGCCCCAGAGGTCCAAGCCCAGCAAAG AGATGGTGCTGGAGGCGAGAGCAGCACTGCAGCAGGCTCTGGAGATGAAGAAGctggggaagagggagaaggcTCACAAGCTACTGGCGCATGCACTGAGTATGAACCCTGACTTCGTGGATGCCCTGACGGAGCTGGGGACCattctggaggaggagaaggatgttGTCCAGGCAGACCACCTCTACACCAAGGCCTTGGCCATTTCTCCATGTAATGAGCGGGCTCTGGTCAGCAGAGATCGAACTCTACCATTGGTGGAAGAGATTGACCAGCGTTACTTTAGCATCATTGACAGCAAAGTGCGTAGGCTTATGTCCATTCCGAAAGGCAACTCTGCACTCCGCCGAGTGATGGAGGAAACGTACTATCACCACATATACCACACGGTGGCCATTGAAGGCAGCACGCTCACTCTGTCTGAAATCCGCCACATCCTTGAGACGCGTTACGCCGTCCCTGGGAGAAGCCTGCAGGAGCAGAACGAGGCCATTGGCGTGGATGCGGCCATGAAGTACATCAACACCACGCTGTTGTCCAGATCGGGAGCCATCACAGTCAGTGACATCCTGGAGATTCATCGGCGGGTGCTCGGCTACGTGGACcctgtggagggggggaggctGCGCACCAGCCAGGTTTTCGTGGGCCACCACATCCCACCTCACCCTCAAGACCTGCAGAGACACATGCAGGAGCTGGTTCAGTGGCTCAACTGTGATGAGGCCCTGCAGCTGCACCCCGTGGAGAGTGCAGCCCTTGCCCACTACAAACTGGTGTACGTGCACCCATTTATAGATGGAAACGGACGCACATCACGCCTGCTCATGAACCTGGTGCTCATGCAAGCGCGATACCCACCAATCACAATTCGGAAAGAACAAAGGGCGGAATATTACGCAGCTCTGGACACAGCCAATGAGGGTGATGTACGTCCTTTCATTCGCTTTATAGCCAAGTGTACAGAGATAACGTTGGACACGTTACTGATTTCTACAACAGAGCACGCCGTAGGGCTGCCGGCAGCCGGCCAGGACCAGGCCTGTCCCGACTGCAAACAGACCATCCCAATTCACAACTGA
- the cmklr1 gene encoding chemokine-like receptor 1 — MNFLDYYDYNLDYNYSFGGNYTPQEEHVFQHQSTCFREVLCVSLLVVSVLIFLLGFCGNALVIWISGFKMKKTVNTTWYLSLAISDFIFCTFLPFSITNMVMEEWPFGRFMCKFTSSIMFLNMFSSIFLLVVISVDRCISVMFPVWAQNQRTVNKAYVVVVLAWVVAITLSIPSMIFRDVGSHLGRTICFNNYTLNQDSHKIVAMSRFIAGFIVPLIIIIICYSVIFLKLRTNRMTKSSKPFKVMSALVAAFFVCWLPYHLFILLELNHQNFDHSILITGLKVGTSMAAANSFLNPVLYVFMGNDFKQKFKSTVLSKMENAMVEEGRTTSRYLSRSSSMDGRASTHI, encoded by the coding sequence atgaattttctaGATTACTATGACTATAATCTAGACTATAACTACTCTTTCGGAGGAAACTATACTCCACAGGAGGAGCATGTTTTCCAGCACCAATCGACGTGCTTCAGGGAAGTCTTGTGCGTGTCTTTGCTGGTGGTCAGTGTGCTCATTTTTCTGCTGGGCTTTTGCGGAAATGCCTTGGTCATCTGGATTTCTGGCTTCAAGATGAAGAAGACGGTCAACACCACCTGGTACCTGAGCCTCGCAATCTCGGACTTCATCTTCTGCACCTTCCTCCCGTTCAGCATCACCAACATGGTGATGGAGGAGTGGCCCTTTGGCCGCTTCATGTGCaagttcacctcctccatcatgtTCCTCAACATGTTCAGCAGCATCTTCCTCCTGGTTGTCATCAGTGTCGACCGCTGTATCTCTGTCATGTTTCCAGTTTGGGCGCAGAACCAGCGCACTGTCAACAAGGCATACGTGGTTGTTGTCCTGGCTTGGGTTGTAGCCATCACTCTGAGCATTCCCTCTATGATCTTCCGGGATGTTGGCAGCCATCTGGGTAGAACTATCTGCTTCAACAATTATACCTTAAACCAAGACAGTCACAAGATCGTTGCAATGAGCCGCTTCATTGCTGGGTTTATTGTCCCtttaatcatcattattatttgctACTCTGTCATTTTCCTCAAACTCCGCACCAACAGGATGACCAAGTCCTCCAAACCCTTCAAAGTGATGAGTGCATTAGTCGCTGCTTTCTTCGTCTGCTGGCTGCCCTACCACTTGTTCATCCTACTCGAGCTCAACCACCAAAACTTTGACCACAGTATTTTAATCACTGGACTCAAGGTAGGCACTTCTATGGCAGCAGCAAACAGTTTCCTCAACCCAGTGTTGTATGTTTTCATGGGCAACGACTTCAAGCAGAAGTTCAAGAGCACTGTGCTCTCAAAGATGGAGAATGCTATGGTAGAGGAGGGCCGCACCACCAGCCGATACCTGTCCAGGTCCAGCTCTATGGACGGCAGAGCTTCCACACACATCTAA